The following coding sequences lie in one Drosophila sulfurigaster albostrigata strain 15112-1811.04 chromosome 2R, ASM2355843v2, whole genome shotgun sequence genomic window:
- the LOC133836636 gene encoding uncharacterized protein LOC133836636, producing the protein MHATVSDKVILATAVIKIKTNSGDFVLARALLDSGSQINFVTEELAQRLHLRREDSCISLLGIGESNSQVKKKIHTVVKSRVGCNEYAIDLWILKSISGYQPDHTVNVSGWKIPDNIQLADPYFFKPQKIDLLIGAETFFDLLSVGQIKQGPECPILQKTSLGWIVSGRYTPGEKSHQKMTVNLSYQEESLSSIDKTLLKFWTVEDVRSPSKVLSAEQQSCEDHFTNNVS; encoded by the coding sequence ATGCATGCGACCGTGTCGGATAAAGTGATCCTGGCCACAGCAGTCATCAAAATAAAGACGAATTCAGGCGATTTCGTCTTAGCCCGAGCTTTGCTGGACTCTGggtcacaaattaattttgtgactGAGGAACTAGCTCAGCGGCTGCATTTGCGTAGAGAAGACTCGTGCATCAGCTTGCTTGGCATTGGTGAATCCAATTCTCAAGTTAAGAAAAAGATACACACTGTGGTGAAGTCACGAGTTGGCTGCAATGAATACGCGATCGATTTATGGATTCTCAAATCGATCTCAGGTTATCAGCCAGATCACACTGTAAATGTCAGTGGCTGGAAGATACCTGACAATATTCAGCTAGCGGATCCCTATTTCTTCAAACCGCAGAAAATTGATCTTCTTATCGGCGCTGAAACATTCTTTGACCTATTGTCCGTTGGCCAAATCAAGCAAGGTCCAGAGTGTCCAATCCTCCAAAAGACAAGCCTTGGGTGGATTGTCTCGGGGCGGTACACTCCTGGTGAAAAATCTCACCAGAAGATGACTGTCAATCTGAGCTATCAGGAAGAAAGTTTGAGCTCGATTGACAAGACCTTGCTCAAGTTTTGGACTGTCGAAGATGTGCGCTCTCCCTCCAAAGTCCTTTCCGCTGAACAACAAAGTTGTGAAGATCATTTCACAAATAATGTGAGTTGA
- the LOC133839264 gene encoding cytochrome P450 307a1-like, translated as MFFMILHSFVGVALTVIIVSYAFILFGCKRKATIKIGISNSEQNYHRLHQAPGPHPWPIIGNLDIVGRFKNPFEGFGAVAKQYGDIYTLTLGQTRCLIVNNLEIIREVLNKNGKFFGGRPDFLRYHKLFGGDRNNSLALCDWSMLQQKRRNLARRHCSPRESSSYFTKMSRIGGEEIKHLMEKLEKTIQPGEPFNIKPLILKACANMFSQYMCSLRFNYEDTEFQQIVQFFDEIFWEINQGYPLDFLPWLLPFYKNHTKKICDWSTTIRKFILDRVINQRESNIDIDEPDNDFTDVLLKSLREDKNVSRNTIIFMLEDFIGGHSAVGNLVMLCLAYIAKDPVIGKNIQNEVDFVSNNGQRSITLHDMNEMPYTMATIFEVLRYSSSPIVPHVATEDTQISGYGVTSGSIVFINNYELNMSHKYWTNPNNFEPERFLEEKIKSITMSSKLYDIRRCSEASDSGIEIEKETGTYHASSKNQFCRGKAIENLKRYGHHRLQLKKNIPHFLPFSIGKRTCIGQNLVRGFGFIMLANIVQSYNINSTDLSNIIINSSTVALPATTFPLVLTPRM; from the exons atgttcttCATGATTTTACACTCATTCGTCGGAGTTGCACTTACAGTGATAATCGTCTCATACGCTTTTATTCTGTTCGGATGTAAGCGAAAGGCAACAATCAAAATTGGCATTTCGAATTCCGAACAAAATTACCATAGATTACATCAAGCACCCGGGCCGCATCCTTGGCCAATAATTGGAAACTTAGACATAGTCGGCCGCTTCAAAAATCCGTTCGAGGGTTTTGGAGCAGTAGCAAAACAGTACGGCGATATTTACACGTTAACACTTGGGCAAACACGTTGCCTTATAGTTAACAATTTGGAGATAATTAGAGAAGTACTcaataaaaatggcaaattttTTGGAGGACGTCCAGATTTTCTGCGTTATCATAAACTCTTTGGTGGTGACAGAAACAACT CTCTTGCTCTCTGTGATTGGTCAATGTTACAGCAAAAACGACGAAATCTAGCGAGACGTCACTGCTCCCCTCGTGAATCATCttcatattttacaaaaatgtcACGAATTGGTGGTGAAGAAATTAAGCACTTAATGGAAAAGCTGGAGAAAACGATTCAGCCAGGGGAGCCCTTCAATATTAAGCCTCTAATTCTTAAAGCCTGTGCGAATATGTTCAGTCAGTATATGTGTTCTTTAAGATTCAACTACGAGGATACTGAGTTTCAACAGATTGTCCAGTTCTTCGATGAAATCTTTTGGGAGATAAATCAAGGATATCCACTAGACTTTCTCCCATGGCTTCttccattttacaaaaatcACACAAAGAAAATTTGTGATTGGTCCACAACaattagaaaatttatattggACCGTGTTATCAATCAAAGAGAGtcaaatattgatatagatGAGCCGGATAATGATTTCACAGATGTACTCTTAAAAAGCCTTAGGGAAGATAAAAATGTGTCTCgaaatactattatatttatgctcGAAGATTTTATTGGTGGTCACTCAGCCGTAGGAAATTTAGTTATGTTGTGTTTGGCATATATAGCTAAAGATCCAGTAATTGGTAAAAATATTCAGAATGAAGTGGATTTTGTCTCTAATAATGGACAACGAAGCATTACGTTACATGATATGAATGAAATGCCATATACGATGGCAACCATATTTGAAGTTTTGCGATACTCATCGTCTCCAATTGTTCCTCATGTAGCTACAGAGGATACGCAGATATCAGGATATGGTGTTACTAGCGgtagtattgtttttataaataattatgagcTTAACATGAGCCACAAATACTGGACGAACCCCAATAATTTTGAACCAGAACGGTTTTTAGAAGAAAAGATTAAAAGCATTACGATGTCATCCAAACTTTATGATATTAGAAGGTGCTCTGAAGCATCGGATTCGGGTATTGAGATTGAGAAAGAAACTGGAACGTATCATGCATCTTccaaaaatcaattttgtagaggcaaagcaattgaaaatttaaaacgaTACGGCCATCATAGATTGCAGCTAAAAAAGAATATCCCCCATTTTCTACCATTTAGTATTGGAAAACGTACTTGTATAGGACAGAATTTGGTGAGAggatttggttttattatgCTGGCAAATATTGTCCAAAGTTACAATATAAACAGTACTGATCTTtccaatataataataaattcgtCTACAGTTGCATTACCTGCCACCACTTTTCCTTTAGTCTTGACCCCTAGAATGTAa